In the Alligator mississippiensis isolate rAllMis1 chromosome 7, rAllMis1, whole genome shotgun sequence genome, one interval contains:
- the LOC102570266 gene encoding olfactory receptor 12D1, whose translation MANYTEVNEFILLGLTNLWGLQGFLFVLFLILYMISLLGNGTIVAVVVNEPQLQTPMYFFLGNLSCLDIFYSTVTVPKMLAGFLSGNQAISFAGCLAQLHFFHFLGSSEVMLLAVMAYDCYVAICNPLRYTVVMNQWFCLLLVVITWATGFLHALIHLVMTSQLHFCGPNNVHHFFCDIKPLLRLACSSTSLNLILLNTMTGSLVLALCLLMLLSYLYIISFLLMKVKFQENRKKAFSTCASHVMVVTLYYGTAAITYLCPSLDSMAEEMIVTL comes from the coding sequence ATGGCAAACTACACAGAGGTGAATGAATTCATCCTTTTGGGCCTGACCAATCTGTGGGGGCTTCAAGGCTTCCTGTTTGTTCTTTTCTTGATACTCTACATGATCAGTCTTCTGGGAAATGGCACCATTGTGGCTGTTGTGGTGAATGAACCCCAACTTCAGACTCCTATGTACTTCTTCCTAGGAAACCTCTCCTGCTTGGATATCTTCTACTCTACAGTTACTGTGCCTAAGATGCTGGCTGGCTTCCTCTCAGGGAACCAGGCCATATCCTTTgcaggctgcctggcccagcttcaCTTCTTCCACTTCCTGGGCAGCAGTGAGGTCATGCTGCTGGCTGTCATGGCCTATGACTGCTATGTGGCCATCTGCAACCCACTGCGGTACACAGTGGTTATGAACCAATGGTTCTGCCTGTTGCTGGTAGTCATCACCTGGGCCACTGGTTTCCTGCATGCCCTGATACATTTGGTCATGACCTCCCAGCTGCACTTCTGTGGCCCCAACAATGTCCATCACTTCTTCTGTGACATAAAGCCTCTACTGCGGCTGGCCTGCAGTAGCACTAGCCTCAACTTGATCCTTCTTAATACTATGACTGGGAGCCTTGTCTTGGCTCTTTGTCTTCTCATGCTCCTCTCCTACCTCTACATCATCTCTTTCCTCCTAATGAAAGTGAAATtccaggaaaacagaaaaaaggccTTTTCCACATGCGCCTCCCATGTCATGGTAGTGACTTTGTATTATGGGACTGCAGCCATCACTTACCTGTGTCCTTCACTGGATTCCATGGCAGAAGAGATGATTGTTACTCTTTAG